The Paenibacillus pabuli DNA segment TCATAATACTGCACGATACCCCCGTGGTCGTCCATTAATTTTCCGTCAACCTTTAGCGCATGGAACATTTCTAACAGATGACTGGATAGTGGGAGAGGTACTCCAATCTCGTGAGCTGTATCCATGACATTTGTAATATCTTTCATATTGATCGCGATCGTGCCTCCTGGAGCAAAGTTTCTTTCCAGAATCAGCGGAACTTTGGCATCAAGAACTGCACTGCCCGCTAATCCGCCTCGGATCGCCTGATACATTTTATCGATATCAATGCCCGCTTTAGCTGCCAGGACAAGTGCTTCGGACATCGCAGCGATATTCAAGTTAACGATAATTTGATTCGCGAGCTTCGCTGTAACTCCACATCCGCTATCTCCAACCAAGGTAACAGCTGTCCCCATGTCAAACAATACGGACTTGGCTTGTTCGAATACGCTTTCTTTGCCGCCTACCATAATTGCTAATGTACCATCAATGGCTTTAGGTTCTCCGCCGCTAACGGGTGCATCCAAGAAGCCGACGCCTTTTTTCGCAGCTTCTTCAGCAAGAGCGATGGAAACAGCAGGAGTGATGGAACTCATATCGATAATAACCGAGCCTTCTTTGGCTCCGGATAAAATGCCTTGTTCACCCAAAACAACTGCCTGCACATGTTGAGACGCAGGGAGCATCGTGATGATGATTTCACAGTTTTCAGCGACTTCTCTTGGTGATGAAGCTGCAGTGGCACCTGATTCGACCAATATTTGAACCGCTTCCTGATTTAGGTCATTAACGGTTAATTCGTGTCCTTTTTTTCTGAGGTTTAGAGCCATCGGTTTCCCCATAATACCTAATCCAATAAAACCAATTTTTTTAGCCATGATGTTTTCCTCCTAGTAACTTTTCTAAGAAAGGCTTCTATGCCTATGAATTGAGTTAAGTACACAAACTGGATGCAAACCACGTTGAAGTTAACTTGGAATGCTGAAAACAAGAAAGTTTGATTCGGCAACCGCTTACATCGTTGTTTGCGTTTTCATTGTATACTAAAAAATAAAAATTGTATACGTTAATTCATAAAATTGTATACAATTTATGAATTAACGTATACTTTTATGATTAGACATCGTTTATTGGAATGCTTTTATGAACATAATTTGGTACTATATTTATGATGAGAAATGAAACTGAGGTGAAGTTAGTGCATGAAAATAATAGCTCACGACCGGCGTATCATCAGTGTTATGAAATTCTCCGTGACAAGATTTTAAACGGTGAGCTTCCTAGCGGTACGAAGATTGTTGAAGAGAAACTGGCTGCAGAGCTTGGAGTTAGCAGAACGCCCATAAGGGATTCTATACGAAAATTGGAGAACGAAGGATTAATTGTTCAAAAAAAAGTGGTTAAGCCGACGGAAAAGGATTTACGTAATTTATTTAATGTTCGCATATTGTTGGAAGGGTATTCAGCCAAATGCGCGGCGAATTTCCTGAAAGACAACGAGATTGAGGAACTGTATACGTATGTGGAGATCGGGAGATCGGGGACCAAAGATGAGATTATGTCGGCTAACGAAAGCTTTCACAATGACATTGTAAAAGCAAGTAATAATCCGCTCATGATCGATATTATAGACCGGATGCAGGCTATTATTTATCTGTTCAGGAAGACCGTTGTGATCTATAATCGTCCTCATCTGATTGATGAGCATGAAGAAATTTATGATGCAATCAAGTCGAGAAATGGCGAGAAAGCAGAAGAGTTGATGAAAAAACATCTGGAGAACGATCTGAACTTTTATCTTCATGTTATGAGCAATCAGTAAGAAGCAAGGGGAATCATAAAACGCCGGTGACCTTAAGAAGGTGACCGGCGTTTTTCGATTAGCGTTTCGGCATGTTGCTCTCATCCATGTACAGCAGGTTCCACCGGTGACCGTCCAGGTCGGCAAATCCGGCACCGTACATCCAGCCCTCATTTTCACTCGGTTTGCCAAAGATACTTCCTCCGGCAGATTCTACTTTTTGAATAATCGCGTCGACTTCTTCTCTGCTTTCGGCACCAAGTGAAAATATAATTTCTGCACAATGGGAAGTATCTGCGATTGTTGAACCTGTGAATTTCTCAAACACCGCCTCCGGGAAGAGCAGAAGTGTTGTTTGGCCGATGGTTAGCTTAGCTCTTTCGCTACCAACGCTCATCGCATCGAAACCAATCTCATTGAAAAAGGCAGTCGATTTCTCAACGTCTTTGACCGGCAGGTTAATCCAGATATCCTGTGACATGGCTGTAGCCTCCTGAAATATATTTTTGACTAATCCTACTATACTCTACTGCTGGCAGCAGAGACAGCACAAATTGGAAGGGTGTGGTAAAGTATAGGGGGAAATGAATAAAATGAGGAGGCTGCTAATCGTTTATGATGAAAGACTTACACCGAAAACTTGGTCCTATCATTCTGAGTAAAGATCTAATTCAGGTGGTTTTTTCGTTTTTTATTTCTGCGATCATCGGAGTTATATATAGTTTTATGATCATTGATGAGACTATAGGCGGATATATTAACAGAGTATTACCGAGTAAAGCGGGACCAGACCTTCATCAATATTTGCCTGTTGTGATTACTGTGCTAATTTACTCGTTTTTCATTCAAAAAAAGAAAAGAAATGTTCTGGAAAAAATCTCATTCACTTGTCTTCAGATCATCATTGCAATAGTAAGCTGTATATTTTCTCTTATCCTTTTATTACTGATTCAGCAATATTTCAAGAGAGCAGCTGGCTAACAGTCGGTTGCTTTTTTGATTTTCATGTTTCGATAAGGTCTGTTATCCCCGACAAGTTGTGGAACTTAAAATCGGTTTAATACTTAACAAAAAAATATGTTCTTTGCAAGATACCTGGAGGGAAGGTCATGAAAAAAACCATTTATATTGCATGCCTATTTTTATTGGGAATTTTTTTGATCGTAACCATAGAAGGATTACATTTCAACGAAACGAATGCAATACCAGGAGATGTGCAAATTGTGCGCTCCGAAGTAATGAATGATTATGGGAAAGCGGTGTTGTTTGAAGATAAGCAGGATAAGACATTCGGGATTGCTCAGTTAAAAAAAGAGTTCAATGTCCTGTACCGTTTTGGTGGAAGTACAATTGGTCATTGGATCGAGGAAGGTAAACCGTTTGAAGCTGCTGGATTTGGTGATGCGAAGCACTTCTCCGTTGCGATAAAGACGGCTAAAGATTCAAATATCAAATACATTTTCTCTAAAATAACGGCAGCCGAATAAGAGCGTGGCTCCCTGCTTGTCCGATTATTTCCTTTACTTAAGCTAGGATCAAGGCGTATAATCCGTTCAGACATCAGAGAGAGAAGAGGAGAATTGGATTCATGAATAACGGGTTAGTCAACGCTATTATTGCTTATATTATGTGGGGGGTTCTCCCGCTCTATTGGAAATTGTTTAACGATGTGCCGGCAGGCGAGATTCTGTCCCACCGGGTCGTCTGGTCGTTTGTCTTCATGGGTATTCTCGTCGCCGTCCAGCGCCGCTGGGGTGATATGAAGCGGATTGCTGCTAACCGATCACACCTGCTATCCCTCACCGCAAGCGGACTGCTGATTGCAGTGAATTGGCTCATCTTCATCTGGGCGGTCAACAATGGGCACGTTGTCGAGACAAGTCTCGGTTATTATTTGAACCCGCTGCTGAACGTGCTGCTAGCGGTTGTCTTCCTTCATGAGAAGCCAAACCGCGGCCAGTGGCTCGCCATTGCCATCGCTGGGGTCGCGGTACTCATTATCGCTATCGACTATGGTCGTTTTCCGTGGGTCGCGATCTCACTGGCTGTATCGTTTGGCTTGTATGGACTTGCTAAGAAGAAGACGGTACAAGACGCTTCTGTAGGCTTGCTGTCAGAGACGGCTGTAGTCCTGCCCATCGCGCTTGGCTACTGGATCTATTTGACTGTCATGGGAGAGTCTACGGCATGGACGCTGCCTCCATCCATGTTCGTTGGACTGATTCTTTCCGGTGTGGTAACGGCGCTGCCGCTATTATTTTTTGCGCGTGCGGCCGCACGCATGTCGCTGTCCACACTCGGATTCGTACAATTCATCGGGCCGACAATCATGCTATTCCTAAGCATATTTGTGTTTAAGGAATCGGTTTCGCCGGTTCTTCTCGTCGGCTTCGCACTGATCTGGACAGCACTCGTCGTATACGCGATATCCTCAGTTCGCGGCACAAAACTTGCGAAAGTGAGTTGAAGGCAGGGGGTCTGGTTTCGTCATTTTTCGAAGAATAGAACGGTTAAATCGGAAACTAAATATTAATTTTCAAACCGTTGATCCTGATACATTTCAACGGTTTTTTGATGTATAAATTTTCTCAGTAAGCAAGTGCATTCAGGTTCCCATTTCTCCTAGTTTGCTTACTGGAACATATCATTCGAGAAAGGCGTGATTTGCTAGTTTGTTGTCGCTCACTGCTAGTTACATATAGAAACGTTAAGAGTATCATTAGACCCGTAAGTCAGCGAGAGAATACTTATCAGTCCGAATGTGTCTGTCAGCAGAAGAAAGTACAAAAGAATGACAACCTATTCCTTGACAGCATCAAATGCCGCCGGGTAAGGAATCGGATATGATAATATTCATTAATTACAAGAGCAGAAAAGGGAGAAATGCATCATGGATATGGGGTTAAATAACAAAATAGCGTTGGTAACAGGTTCAACGAAAGGAATTGGCAAAGCGATTGCCATCCAGTTGGCCAAAGAAGGAGTCAATGTACTTATTAATGGACGGAATCATGAAGATGTTGAACGCGTAGTCGGAGAAATCAAGTCTGCCTATCCAAATACTACGCCTCAAAATGCGACAGCCGATATCGTCAATGCTGCCGAGCGGGAAGCATTGTTTGCTAAGTTCCCGCACGTTGATATTTTGGTAAATAACACCGGGATATATGAGATCATGTCTTATTACGACGTAGATGACACCGTGTGGGAAAAATACATTCAGACGAATGTGATTTCCGCAAATGCACTGACCAAATATTATATGCCCGATATGCTAAACAGCGGCTTTGGCCGGATCATCTTTATAGCGAGTGAAGAAGCCGTGATGCCAGGTCATATGCCGCAATATGCCGTCACCAAATCCATGCTGCTTTCGTTATCGAAGAGTCTGTCCAAATTGACAGTGGGGACGGAAGTAACGGTCAATACGATTATGCCTGGACCAACACTTTCAGAGCATGTACAACAGATCATTGAGAGCGTTTATCAGGATGAAAGCATGACTTTTGAGGAAAAAGAAAAAGCGTTCATGGCTGCCAATCTTCCGCAATCCGAGTTGCAGCGTTTCATCAGACCGAGCGAGATCGGCAGACTTGCTGCATTTCTATGCAGCCCTTATGCAGCTCCATTCAAAGGTTCACCGATTCGTATGGATGGGGGAATGGTCCCGACGATTTACTAATCATGATAGATTTCGAAATGATCTTATAACTGATATTCCGGGTTCCAGTTCTATTCCTTTTTCAATGATCCAATGTGCGTAAAACGAGAGTTAATTCATCCCTGTAGTTGCTGTAAAGTCACGTATTGGCGAGCGTATCGGCTCGCCTTTTTTGTTCCTGCACTTTTGGGCTCTTGGTAAGATGTTTTGTTTTCTTAAGCTCACCTTGAACAGTAGCGCCTATGAAAGGGGTTACTTCATTCTTTATTCCGATACTTGAAGGGTGTCTTTTTGTAACGTTGTTTAAACAGTTTGTAAAAGTAACTCGGATCGCTGTAGCCGATCTCATATGCGATTTCCGCTGT contains these protein-coding regions:
- a CDS encoding VOC family protein — protein: MSQDIWINLPVKDVEKSTAFFNEIGFDAMSVGSERAKLTIGQTTLLLFPEAVFEKFTGSTIADTSHCAEIIFSLGAESREEVDAIIQKVESAGGSIFGKPSENEGWMYGAGFADLDGHRWNLLYMDESNMPKR
- the rarD gene encoding EamA family transporter RarD, encoding MNNGLVNAIIAYIMWGVLPLYWKLFNDVPAGEILSHRVVWSFVFMGILVAVQRRWGDMKRIAANRSHLLSLTASGLLIAVNWLIFIWAVNNGHVVETSLGYYLNPLLNVLLAVVFLHEKPNRGQWLAIAIAGVAVLIIAIDYGRFPWVAISLAVSFGLYGLAKKKTVQDASVGLLSETAVVLPIALGYWIYLTVMGESTAWTLPPSMFVGLILSGVVTALPLLFFARAAARMSLSTLGFVQFIGPTIMLFLSIFVFKESVSPVLLVGFALIWTALVVYAISSVRGTKLAKVS
- a CDS encoding GntR family transcriptional regulator, producing the protein MHENNSSRPAYHQCYEILRDKILNGELPSGTKIVEEKLAAELGVSRTPIRDSIRKLENEGLIVQKKVVKPTEKDLRNLFNVRILLEGYSAKCAANFLKDNEIEELYTYVEIGRSGTKDEIMSANESFHNDIVKASNNPLMIDIIDRMQAIIYLFRKTVVIYNRPHLIDEHEEIYDAIKSRNGEKAEELMKKHLENDLNFYLHVMSNQ
- a CDS encoding SDR family NAD(P)-dependent oxidoreductase, yielding MDMGLNNKIALVTGSTKGIGKAIAIQLAKEGVNVLINGRNHEDVERVVGEIKSAYPNTTPQNATADIVNAAEREALFAKFPHVDILVNNTGIYEIMSYYDVDDTVWEKYIQTNVISANALTKYYMPDMLNSGFGRIIFIASEEAVMPGHMPQYAVTKSMLLSLSKSLSKLTVGTEVTVNTIMPGPTLSEHVQQIIESVYQDESMTFEEKEKAFMAANLPQSELQRFIRPSEIGRLAAFLCSPYAAPFKGSPIRMDGGMVPTIY
- the garR gene encoding 2-hydroxy-3-oxopropionate reductase — its product is MAKKIGFIGLGIMGKPMALNLRKKGHELTVNDLNQEAVQILVESGATAASSPREVAENCEIIITMLPASQHVQAVVLGEQGILSGAKEGSVIIDMSSITPAVSIALAEEAAKKGVGFLDAPVSGGEPKAIDGTLAIMVGGKESVFEQAKSVLFDMGTAVTLVGDSGCGVTAKLANQIIVNLNIAAMSEALVLAAKAGIDIDKMYQAIRGGLAGSAVLDAKVPLILERNFAPGGTIAINMKDITNVMDTAHEIGVPLPLSSHLLEMFHALKVDGKLMDDHGGIVQYYEKLANVEVRGLGHENK